The proteins below come from a single Alligator mississippiensis isolate rAllMis1 chromosome 2, rAllMis1, whole genome shotgun sequence genomic window:
- the LOC102568719 gene encoding zinc finger protein 883-like isoform X1: protein MQPPGALQDPGDPRREQPSTRGADRPLEQSGEMETPGSRDKPPRIPREDPPSLQHSGAGTLQRAEQQPAEEGPVILELQRTCAGSLEERSSPTPEPGQVQKGQGRPPKQEESSELREVFEDVAVYFTRKEWELLDDEDKVLYRDQMLKNHQALVSLGYRGPTPDLICNIQQEQVELWVCDDEDRGEISRWEDLLPGGAWPLSRAEEQPPAEGSADLEPAQVSPGSLGDMDSLRPEKKPWHESQGRSQKQKENVAMNQDWCIHLGRKTHHCTECRKNFICLQDLSQHECVWHHCTKCGKRFRKLSKLARHWCMHTREKLHQCSECGKSFTQSYSLAQHQRIHTGEKRHQCSECGKSFTHSYSLAQHRRIHTGEKPYQCSECGKSFSQSSSLAQHQRIHTGEKPHQCSVCGKSFTHSSRLTRHQRIHTGEKPHQCSECGKSFANYSSLAQHQRIHTGEKPYQCSECGKSFTESSSLVQHQRIHTGEKPHQCSECGKSFTLSSSLARHQRIHTGEKPHQCSECGKSFTQSSSLAQHQRIHTGEKPHQCSECGKSFTQSCSLAQHQRIHTGEKPHKCSECGKSFTYSFNLAQHQLIHTGEKPYECSECGKSFTHSSSRARHQLIHTREKSYHCSECGKSFTLSSALVRHQLIHTGEKPHQCSECGKSFTQSSHLSRHQLIHTQKKLYPCLECGECFLHSLQLAQHQCICIQGCP, encoded by the exons ATGCAGCCCCCGGGGGCCCTGCAGGACCCTGGTGATCCCCGGCGGGAGCAGCCCAGCACCCGTGGTGCGGACAGGCCTCTGGAGCAGTCAGGAGAGATGGAAACCCCAGGGTCTCGGGACAAGCCACCTCGCATTCCCAGAGAGGATCCCCCGTCCCTGCAGCACTCAG gtgctgggaccctgcagagagctgagcagcagcctgctgaggaggggccggtgatcctggagctgcagaggacgtgcgcagggagcctggaggagaggagctccccgacccctgagccaggccaagtgcagaaggggcagggcaggcctccaaagcaggaggagagctcggag ctccgggaggtgttcgaggacgtggctgtgtatttcacacggaaggagtgggagctgctggacgatgaagacaaggtgctttaccgggaccagatgctgaagaatcaCCAAGCCcttgtttccctgg gatatcgaggtcccacacctgacttaatctgcaACATCCAGCAGGaacaggtggagctctgggtctgtgatgatgaggaccgTGGGGAAATCTCAAGATgggaggacctgctgccag gaggtgcctggccactgagcagagctgaggagcagcctcctgcggaagggtctgcagacctggagccagcacaggtttcCCCAGGGAGTTTGGGTGACATGGACTCCCTGAGACCTGAGAAGAAGCCATGGCACGAAAGTCAGGGGAGGTCCcaaaagcagaaggagaatgTAGCCATGAACCAG GACTGGTGCatccacctagggaggaagacacaccactgcactgagtgcaggaagaacttcatctgcttgcaagacctgtcccagcatgagtgtgtgtggcaccactgcaccaagtgtgggaaAAGATTCAGGAAGCTCTCCAAACTGGCAAGGCactggtgcatgcacacaagggagaagctacatcagtgctcagagtgtgggaagagcttcactcagtcctatagcctggctcagcaccagcgtatccacacaggggagaagcgacatcagtgctcggagtgtgggaagagcttcactcactcctacagcctggctcagcaccggcgtatccacacgggggagaagccatatcagtgctcggagtgtggaaagagcttcagtcAGTCCTCTAgtctggctcagcaccagcgtatccacacaggggagaagccacatcagtgctcagtgtgtgggaagagcttcactcactcgTCTAGGCTGactcggcaccagcgtatccacacaggggagaagccacatcagtgctcagagtgtgggaagagttttgcTAACtactccagcctggctcagcaccagcgtatccacacaggggagaaaccatatcagtgctcagagtgtgggaagagcttcaccgaGTCCTCCAGCCTGGtccagcaccagcgtatccacacaggggaaaagccacatcagtgctcagagtgtgggaagagcttcacactTTCCTCCAGCCTAGcccggcaccagcgtatccacacaggggagaagccccatcagtgctcagagtgtgggaagagcttcactcagtcctccagtctggctcagcaccagcgtatccacacaggggagaagccccatcagtgctcagagtgtgggaaaagTTTCACTCAGTCCTgtagcctggctcagcaccagcgtatccacacaggggagaagccacataagtgctcagagtgtgggaagagcttcacttactccttcaacctggctcagcaccagctgatccacacaggggagaagccatatgaatgctcagagtgtgggaagagcttcactcactcctccAGCCGGGCTCGACACCAACTTATCCACACGAGGGAGAAGTCATATCATTGctccgagtgtgggaagagcttcaccctaTCTTCTGCCCTGGTCCGGCACCAGCTGatacacacaggggagaagccacatcagtgctcagagtgtgggaagagcttcacccagtcctcccacctgTCTCGACACCAACTCATCCACACACAGAAGAAACTGTATCCGTGCTTGGAGTGCGGGGAGTGCTTCCTCCACTCCTTGCAACTGGCTCAGCACCAATGTATCTGTATCCAGGGATGTCCATAA
- the LOC102568719 gene encoding zinc finger protein 501-like isoform X2 produces MMRTVGKSQDGRTCCQDWCIHLGRKTHHCTECRKNFICLQDLSQHECVWHHCTKCGKRFRKLSKLARHWCMHTREKLHQCSECGKSFTQSYSLAQHQRIHTGEKRHQCSECGKSFTHSYSLAQHRRIHTGEKPYQCSECGKSFSQSSSLAQHQRIHTGEKPHQCSVCGKSFTHSSRLTRHQRIHTGEKPHQCSECGKSFANYSSLAQHQRIHTGEKPYQCSECGKSFTESSSLVQHQRIHTGEKPHQCSECGKSFTLSSSLARHQRIHTGEKPHQCSECGKSFTQSSSLAQHQRIHTGEKPHQCSECGKSFTQSCSLAQHQRIHTGEKPHKCSECGKSFTYSFNLAQHQLIHTGEKPYECSECGKSFTHSSSRARHQLIHTREKSYHCSECGKSFTLSSALVRHQLIHTGEKPHQCSECGKSFTQSSHLSRHQLIHTQKKLYPCLECGECFLHSLQLAQHQCICIQGCP; encoded by the exons atgatgaggaccgTGGGGAAATCTCAAGATgggaggacctgctgccag GACTGGTGCatccacctagggaggaagacacaccactgcactgagtgcaggaagaacttcatctgcttgcaagacctgtcccagcatgagtgtgtgtggcaccactgcaccaagtgtgggaaAAGATTCAGGAAGCTCTCCAAACTGGCAAGGCactggtgcatgcacacaagggagaagctacatcagtgctcagagtgtgggaagagcttcactcagtcctatagcctggctcagcaccagcgtatccacacaggggagaagcgacatcagtgctcggagtgtgggaagagcttcactcactcctacagcctggctcagcaccggcgtatccacacgggggagaagccatatcagtgctcggagtgtggaaagagcttcagtcAGTCCTCTAgtctggctcagcaccagcgtatccacacaggggagaagccacatcagtgctcagtgtgtgggaagagcttcactcactcgTCTAGGCTGactcggcaccagcgtatccacacaggggagaagccacatcagtgctcagagtgtgggaagagttttgcTAACtactccagcctggctcagcaccagcgtatccacacaggggagaaaccatatcagtgctcagagtgtgggaagagcttcaccgaGTCCTCCAGCCTGGtccagcaccagcgtatccacacaggggaaaagccacatcagtgctcagagtgtgggaagagcttcacactTTCCTCCAGCCTAGcccggcaccagcgtatccacacaggggagaagccccatcagtgctcagagtgtgggaagagcttcactcagtcctccagtctggctcagcaccagcgtatccacacaggggagaagccccatcagtgctcagagtgtgggaaaagTTTCACTCAGTCCTgtagcctggctcagcaccagcgtatccacacaggggagaagccacataagtgctcagagtgtgggaagagcttcacttactccttcaacctggctcagcaccagctgatccacacaggggagaagccatatgaatgctcagagtgtgggaagagcttcactcactcctccAGCCGGGCTCGACACCAACTTATCCACACGAGGGAGAAGTCATATCATTGctccgagtgtgggaagagcttcaccctaTCTTCTGCCCTGGTCCGGCACCAGCTGatacacacaggggagaagccacatcagtgctcagagtgtgggaagagcttcacccagtcctcccacctgTCTCGACACCAACTCATCCACACACAGAAGAAACTGTATCCGTGCTTGGAGTGCGGGGAGTGCTTCCTCCACTCCTTGCAACTGGCTCAGCACCAATGTATCTGTATCCAGGGATGTCCATAA
- the LOC132243283 gene encoding C-type lectin domain family 4 member F-like, with product MKAAAEEPVYETMIMSDAPRQSGEMVLSSYIFVREGYSHRAVGRRWRLGSSSTMKAAAEEPVYENMIMSDAPRQSGDKGNLPESSPKRSRVLYTLLLLLSLLLVASLGGVTAMYFQERQEKRRVAKAVQELRDFWKENSTVNMSVPEQTDFQEQQEKHRVAEAVQRIRDFWKENSTVNVSVLEQTGQQLVGEIQPLRGLWEEIISPCAVLQEQYHFQERREKRRVAEAVQGIRDFWKQKSTVKVSVLEQTGQQLVGEIQPLRGLWEEIVSPCAVLQEQYRYLLTRVTQGWRHHGGNLYYFSKEKSSWEEAEQFCVSQNSHLSSVLSREEQEYLATELRGAYHWIGLSDREAEGSWRWVDGSKYTEGFWSESQPDNWDQGVGGTEDCVHLSKPRYETWNDANCALQHHWICKAALG from the exons TGCTCAGTTCCTACATTTTTGTGCGTGAAGGATACTCTCACCGAGCAGTTGGGAGGAGATGGCGGCTGGGTTCTTCGTCCAcgatgaaagcagcagcagaagagccTGTGTATGAGAACATGATCATGTCAGACGCTCCTCGCCAGTCTGGCGACAAGG gAAACCTTCCTGAGTCCTCTCCAAAGAGATCCCGTGTCCTCTAcactctcctcctgctgctgagccTCCTCCTCGTGGCTTCTCTTGGTGGAGTCACGGCCATGT ATTTCCAGGAGCGGCAGGAGAAGCGCCGAGTGGCCAAAGCAGTTCAGGAACTCCGAGACTTCTGGAAGGAAAACAGCACTGTGAACATGTCTGTCCCGGAGCAGACGG AtttccaggagcagcaggagaagcacCGAGTGGCCGAAGCGGTTCAGAGAATCCGAGACTTCTGGAAGGAAAACAGCACTGTGAACGTGTCTGTCCTGGAGCAGacgg GCCAGCAGCTGGTGGGTGAAATTCAGCCATTACGGGGCCTGTGGGAGGAGATCATCTCGCCCTGCGCTGTGCTCCAGGAGCAATACC ATTTCCAGGAGCGGCGGGAGAAGCGCCGAGTGGCCGAAGCGGTTCAGGGAATCCGGGACTTCTGGAAGCAAAAGAGCACTGTGAAGGTTTCTGTCCTGGAGCAGacgg GCCAGCAGCTGGTGGGTGAAATTCAGCCATTACGGGGCCTGTGGGAGGAGATCGTCTCGCCCTGCGCTGTGCTCCAGGAGCAATACC GCTACCTCCTGACCAGGGTTACCCAAGGCTGGAGACATCACGGAGGGAACCTCTACTACTTCTCAAAGGAGAAAAGTTCCTGGGAGGAGGCTGAGCAGTTTTGCGTGTCCCAGAACTCGCACCTGAGCTCCGTCCTCTCCCGGGAAGAGCAG GAGTATCTTGCCACGGAACTCAGAGGCGCATATCACTGGATCGGGCTGAGCGACCGTGAGGCAGAAGGCTCCTGGCGCTGGGTGGACGGCTCCAAGTACACGGAGGG GTTTTGGTCAGAAAGCCAGCCGGACAACTGGGATCAGGGAGTTGGAGGGACAGAAGACTGTGTTCACCTGAGCAAACCACGTTATGAAACATGGAATGATGCCAACTGCGCCCTGCAGCACCACTGGATCTGTAAGGCGGCCCTGGGGTAG